In the Mus pahari chromosome 19, PAHARI_EIJ_v1.1, whole genome shotgun sequence genome, one interval contains:
- the Crtc1 gene encoding CREB-regulated transcription coactivator 1 isoform X2 — translation MATSNNPRKFSEKIALHNQKQAEETAAFEEVMKDLSLTRAARLQLQKSQYLQLGPSRGQYYGGSLPNVNQIGSSSMDLSFQTPFQSSGLDTSRTTRHHGLVDRVYRERGRLGSPHRRPLSVDKHGRQADSCPYGTVYLSPPADTSWRRTNSDSALHQSTMTPSQAEPFTGGAQDAHQKRVLLLTVPGMEETGAETDKTLSKQSWDSKKAGSRPKSCEVPGINIFPSAEQENTTALIPATHNTGGSLPDLTNIHFPSPLPTPLDPEEPPFPALTSSSSTGSLAHLGVGGTGQGMNTPSSSPQHRPAVISPLSLSTEARRQQAQQVSPTLSPLSPITQAVAMDALSLEQQLPYAFFTQTGSQQPPPQPQPPPPPPPVSQQQPPPPQVSVGLPQGGPLLPSASLTRGPQLPPLSVTVPSTLPQSPTENPGQPPMGIDATSAPALQYRTSAGSPATQSPTSPVSNQGFSPGSSPQLEQFNMMENAISSSSLYNPGSTLNYSQAAMMGLSGSHGGLQDPQQLGYTGHGGIPNIILTVTGESPPSLSKELSSTLAGVSEVSFDSDHPFPLDELKIDPLTLDGLHMLNDPDMVLADPATEDTFRMDRL, via the exons CTTCAGCTGCAGAAGTCCCAGTACCTGCAGCTGGGCCCCAGCCGTGGCCAGTACTATGGCGGGTCCCTGCCCAACGTGAACCAGATCGGAAGCAGCAGTATGGACCTGTCCTTCCAG ACCCCATTTCAGTCCTCAGGCCTGGACACGAGTCGGACCACGCGACATCATGGGCTTGTGGACAGAGTTTATCGTGAGCGTGGCAGACTTGGCTCCCCACACCGCCGGCCCCTGTCAGTGGACAAGCATGGGCGACAG GCTGACAGCTGCCCCTATGGCACCGTGTACCTCTCGCCACCTGCGGACACCAGCTGGAGGAG gacCAACTCTGACTCTGCCCTGCACCAGAGCACAATGACACCCAGCCAGGCAGAGCCCTTCACAGGCGGGGCCCAGGATGCGCACCAGAAGAGAG TCTTACTGCTCACCGTCCCAGGAATGGAGGAGACTGGGGCCGAGACAGACAAGACCCTTTCTAAGCAGTCATGGGACTCAAAGAAG GCGGGTTCCAGGCCCAAGTCCTGTGAGGTCCCCGGAATCAA CATCTTTCCGTCTGCAGAACAGGAGAACACAACAGCCCTGATCCCTGCCACCCACAACACAGGGGGCTCCCTTCCTGACCTCACCaacatccactttccctccccactcccgaCACCGCTGGACCCTGAGGAGCCTCCATTCCCTGCTCTTACCAGCTCCAGCAGCACCGGCAGCCTTGCACATCTGGGCGTTGGCGGCACAGGCCAGG GTATGAACACCCCCAGCTCTTCTCCACAACACCGGCCAGCAGTCATCAGCCCCCTGTCCCTGAGCACAGAGGCCAGGCGGCAGCAGGCCCAGCAGGTGTCACCCACCCTGTCTCCGTTGTCACCCATCACTCAG GCCGTGGCTATGGATGCGCTGTCCTTGGAGCAGCAGCTGCCCTACGCCTTCTTTACCCAGACTGGCTCCCAGCAGCCTCCCCCACAGCCCCAGCCACCGCCGCCGCCTCCACCGGTATCCCAGCAGCAGCCACCGCCCCCACAGGTGTCTGTGGGCCTCCCCCAGGGTGGTCCACTGCTGCCCAGTGCCAGCCTGACTCGGGGGCCCCAGCTGCCGCCACTCTCAGTCACTGTACCGTCCACTCTTCCCCAGTCCCCTACAGAGAACCCAGGCCAGCCACCAATGGGGATCGATGCCACCTCG GCACCAGCTCTGCAGTACCGCACGAGCGCAGGGTCGCCTGCCACCCAGTCTcccacctctccagtctccaaCCAAGGCTTCTCCCCTGGAAGCTCCCCACAG CTGGAGCAGTTCAACATGATGGAGAACGCCATCAGCTCCAGCAGCCTGTACAACCCGGGCTCCACTCTCAACTACTCCCAGGCCGCCATGATGGGTCTGAGCGGGAGCCACGGGGGCCTACAGGACCCGCAGCAGCTCGGCTACACAGGCCACGGGGGAATCCCCAACATCATCCTCACGG TGACAGGAGAGTCACCGCCTAGCCTCTCTAAGGAACTGAGCAGCACACTGGCAGGGGTCAGTGAAGTCAGCTTTGATTCGGACCACCCGTTTCCGCTGGACGAGCTGAAGATTGACCCTCTGACCCTGGACGGACTCCATATGTTGAATGACCCAGACATGGTTTTAGCCGACCCAGCCACCGAGGACACCTTCCGAATGGACCGCCTGTGA
- the Crtc1 gene encoding CREB-regulated transcription coactivator 1 isoform X1, whose protein sequence is MATSNNPRKFSEKIALHNQKQAEETAAFEEVMKDLSLTRAARLQLQKSQYLQLGPSRGQYYGGSLPNVNQIGSSSMDLSFQTPFQSSGLDTSRTTRHHGLVDRVYRERGRLGSPHRRPLSVDKHGRQADSCPYGTVYLSPPADTSWRRTNSDSALHQSTMTPSQAEPFTGGAQDAHQKRVLLLTVPGMEETGAETDKTLSKQSWDSKKAGSRPKSCEVPGINIFPSAEQENTTALIPATHNTGGSLPDLTNIHFPSPLPTPLDPEEPPFPALTSSSSTGSLAHLGVGGTGQGMNTPSSSPQHRPAVISPLSLSTEARRQQAQQVSPTLSPLSPITQAVAMDALSLEQQLPYAFFTQTGSQQPPPQPQPPPPPPPVSQQQPPPPQVSVGLPQGGPLLPSASLTRGPQLPPLSVTVPSTLPQSPTENPGQPPMGIDATSAPALQYRTSAGSPATQSPTSPVSNQGFSPGSSPQHTSTLGSVFGDAYYEQQMTARQANALSRQLEQFNMMENAISSSSLYNPGSTLNYSQAAMMGLSGSHGGLQDPQQLGYTGHGGIPNIILTVTGESPPSLSKELSSTLAGVSEVSFDSDHPFPLDELKIDPLTLDGLHMLNDPDMVLADPATEDTFRMDRL, encoded by the exons CTTCAGCTGCAGAAGTCCCAGTACCTGCAGCTGGGCCCCAGCCGTGGCCAGTACTATGGCGGGTCCCTGCCCAACGTGAACCAGATCGGAAGCAGCAGTATGGACCTGTCCTTCCAG ACCCCATTTCAGTCCTCAGGCCTGGACACGAGTCGGACCACGCGACATCATGGGCTTGTGGACAGAGTTTATCGTGAGCGTGGCAGACTTGGCTCCCCACACCGCCGGCCCCTGTCAGTGGACAAGCATGGGCGACAG GCTGACAGCTGCCCCTATGGCACCGTGTACCTCTCGCCACCTGCGGACACCAGCTGGAGGAG gacCAACTCTGACTCTGCCCTGCACCAGAGCACAATGACACCCAGCCAGGCAGAGCCCTTCACAGGCGGGGCCCAGGATGCGCACCAGAAGAGAG TCTTACTGCTCACCGTCCCAGGAATGGAGGAGACTGGGGCCGAGACAGACAAGACCCTTTCTAAGCAGTCATGGGACTCAAAGAAG GCGGGTTCCAGGCCCAAGTCCTGTGAGGTCCCCGGAATCAA CATCTTTCCGTCTGCAGAACAGGAGAACACAACAGCCCTGATCCCTGCCACCCACAACACAGGGGGCTCCCTTCCTGACCTCACCaacatccactttccctccccactcccgaCACCGCTGGACCCTGAGGAGCCTCCATTCCCTGCTCTTACCAGCTCCAGCAGCACCGGCAGCCTTGCACATCTGGGCGTTGGCGGCACAGGCCAGG GTATGAACACCCCCAGCTCTTCTCCACAACACCGGCCAGCAGTCATCAGCCCCCTGTCCCTGAGCACAGAGGCCAGGCGGCAGCAGGCCCAGCAGGTGTCACCCACCCTGTCTCCGTTGTCACCCATCACTCAG GCCGTGGCTATGGATGCGCTGTCCTTGGAGCAGCAGCTGCCCTACGCCTTCTTTACCCAGACTGGCTCCCAGCAGCCTCCCCCACAGCCCCAGCCACCGCCGCCGCCTCCACCGGTATCCCAGCAGCAGCCACCGCCCCCACAGGTGTCTGTGGGCCTCCCCCAGGGTGGTCCACTGCTGCCCAGTGCCAGCCTGACTCGGGGGCCCCAGCTGCCGCCACTCTCAGTCACTGTACCGTCCACTCTTCCCCAGTCCCCTACAGAGAACCCAGGCCAGCCACCAATGGGGATCGATGCCACCTCG GCACCAGCTCTGCAGTACCGCACGAGCGCAGGGTCGCCTGCCACCCAGTCTcccacctctccagtctccaaCCAAGGCTTCTCCCCTGGAAGCTCCCCACAG CACACGTCCACCCTGGGCAGCGTGTTTGGGGATGCATACTATGAGCAGCAGATGACAGCCAGGCAGGCCAATGCTCTGTCCCGCCAG CTGGAGCAGTTCAACATGATGGAGAACGCCATCAGCTCCAGCAGCCTGTACAACCCGGGCTCCACTCTCAACTACTCCCAGGCCGCCATGATGGGTCTGAGCGGGAGCCACGGGGGCCTACAGGACCCGCAGCAGCTCGGCTACACAGGCCACGGGGGAATCCCCAACATCATCCTCACGG TGACAGGAGAGTCACCGCCTAGCCTCTCTAAGGAACTGAGCAGCACACTGGCAGGGGTCAGTGAAGTCAGCTTTGATTCGGACCACCCGTTTCCGCTGGACGAGCTGAAGATTGACCCTCTGACCCTGGACGGACTCCATATGTTGAATGACCCAGACATGGTTTTAGCCGACCCAGCCACCGAGGACACCTTCCGAATGGACCGCCTGTGA
- the Crtc1 gene encoding CREB-regulated transcription coactivator 1 isoform X4 — MATSNNPRKFSEKIALHNQKQAEETAAFEEVMKDLSLTRAARTPFQSSGLDTSRTTRHHGLVDRVYRERGRLGSPHRRPLSVDKHGRQADSCPYGTVYLSPPADTSWRRTNSDSALHQSTMTPSQAEPFTGGAQDAHQKRVLLLTVPGMEETGAETDKTLSKQSWDSKKAGSRPKSCEVPGINIFPSAEQENTTALIPATHNTGGSLPDLTNIHFPSPLPTPLDPEEPPFPALTSSSSTGSLAHLGVGGTGQGMNTPSSSPQHRPAVISPLSLSTEARRQQAQQVSPTLSPLSPITQAVAMDALSLEQQLPYAFFTQTGSQQPPPQPQPPPPPPPVSQQQPPPPQVSVGLPQGGPLLPSASLTRGPQLPPLSVTVPSTLPQSPTENPGQPPMGIDATSAPALQYRTSAGSPATQSPTSPVSNQGFSPGSSPQHTSTLGSVFGDAYYEQQMTARQANALSRQLEQFNMMENAISSSSLYNPGSTLNYSQAAMMGLSGSHGGLQDPQQLGYTGHGGIPNIILTVTGESPPSLSKELSSTLAGVSEVSFDSDHPFPLDELKIDPLTLDGLHMLNDPDMVLADPATEDTFRMDRL; from the exons ACCCCATTTCAGTCCTCAGGCCTGGACACGAGTCGGACCACGCGACATCATGGGCTTGTGGACAGAGTTTATCGTGAGCGTGGCAGACTTGGCTCCCCACACCGCCGGCCCCTGTCAGTGGACAAGCATGGGCGACAG GCTGACAGCTGCCCCTATGGCACCGTGTACCTCTCGCCACCTGCGGACACCAGCTGGAGGAG gacCAACTCTGACTCTGCCCTGCACCAGAGCACAATGACACCCAGCCAGGCAGAGCCCTTCACAGGCGGGGCCCAGGATGCGCACCAGAAGAGAG TCTTACTGCTCACCGTCCCAGGAATGGAGGAGACTGGGGCCGAGACAGACAAGACCCTTTCTAAGCAGTCATGGGACTCAAAGAAG GCGGGTTCCAGGCCCAAGTCCTGTGAGGTCCCCGGAATCAA CATCTTTCCGTCTGCAGAACAGGAGAACACAACAGCCCTGATCCCTGCCACCCACAACACAGGGGGCTCCCTTCCTGACCTCACCaacatccactttccctccccactcccgaCACCGCTGGACCCTGAGGAGCCTCCATTCCCTGCTCTTACCAGCTCCAGCAGCACCGGCAGCCTTGCACATCTGGGCGTTGGCGGCACAGGCCAGG GTATGAACACCCCCAGCTCTTCTCCACAACACCGGCCAGCAGTCATCAGCCCCCTGTCCCTGAGCACAGAGGCCAGGCGGCAGCAGGCCCAGCAGGTGTCACCCACCCTGTCTCCGTTGTCACCCATCACTCAG GCCGTGGCTATGGATGCGCTGTCCTTGGAGCAGCAGCTGCCCTACGCCTTCTTTACCCAGACTGGCTCCCAGCAGCCTCCCCCACAGCCCCAGCCACCGCCGCCGCCTCCACCGGTATCCCAGCAGCAGCCACCGCCCCCACAGGTGTCTGTGGGCCTCCCCCAGGGTGGTCCACTGCTGCCCAGTGCCAGCCTGACTCGGGGGCCCCAGCTGCCGCCACTCTCAGTCACTGTACCGTCCACTCTTCCCCAGTCCCCTACAGAGAACCCAGGCCAGCCACCAATGGGGATCGATGCCACCTCG GCACCAGCTCTGCAGTACCGCACGAGCGCAGGGTCGCCTGCCACCCAGTCTcccacctctccagtctccaaCCAAGGCTTCTCCCCTGGAAGCTCCCCACAG CACACGTCCACCCTGGGCAGCGTGTTTGGGGATGCATACTATGAGCAGCAGATGACAGCCAGGCAGGCCAATGCTCTGTCCCGCCAG CTGGAGCAGTTCAACATGATGGAGAACGCCATCAGCTCCAGCAGCCTGTACAACCCGGGCTCCACTCTCAACTACTCCCAGGCCGCCATGATGGGTCTGAGCGGGAGCCACGGGGGCCTACAGGACCCGCAGCAGCTCGGCTACACAGGCCACGGGGGAATCCCCAACATCATCCTCACGG TGACAGGAGAGTCACCGCCTAGCCTCTCTAAGGAACTGAGCAGCACACTGGCAGGGGTCAGTGAAGTCAGCTTTGATTCGGACCACCCGTTTCCGCTGGACGAGCTGAAGATTGACCCTCTGACCCTGGACGGACTCCATATGTTGAATGACCCAGACATGGTTTTAGCCGACCCAGCCACCGAGGACACCTTCCGAATGGACCGCCTGTGA
- the Crtc1 gene encoding CREB-regulated transcription coactivator 1 isoform X3, translating into MATSNNPRKFSEKIALHNQKQAEETAAFEEVMKDLSLTRAARLQLQKSQYLQLGPSRGQYYGGSLPNVNQIGSSSMDLSFQTPFQSSGLDTSRTTRHHGLVDRVYRERGRLGSPHRRPLSVDKHGRQADSCPYGTVYLSPPADTSWRRTNSDSALHQSTMTPSQAEPFTGGAQDAHQKRVLLLTVPGMEETGAETDKTLSKQSWDSKKAGSRPKSCEVPGINIFPSAEQENTTALIPATHNTGGSLPDLTNIHFPSPLPTPLDPEEPPFPALTSSSSTGSLAHLGVGGTGQGMNTPSSSPQHRPAVISPLSLSTEARRQQAQQVSPTLSPLSPITQAVAMDALSLEQQLPYAFFTQTGSQQPPPQPQPPPPPPPVSQQQPPPPQSPTENPGQPPMGIDATSAPALQYRTSAGSPATQSPTSPVSNQGFSPGSSPQHTSTLGSVFGDAYYEQQMTARQANALSRQLEQFNMMENAISSSSLYNPGSTLNYSQAAMMGLSGSHGGLQDPQQLGYTGHGGIPNIILTVTGESPPSLSKELSSTLAGVSEVSFDSDHPFPLDELKIDPLTLDGLHMLNDPDMVLADPATEDTFRMDRL; encoded by the exons CTTCAGCTGCAGAAGTCCCAGTACCTGCAGCTGGGCCCCAGCCGTGGCCAGTACTATGGCGGGTCCCTGCCCAACGTGAACCAGATCGGAAGCAGCAGTATGGACCTGTCCTTCCAG ACCCCATTTCAGTCCTCAGGCCTGGACACGAGTCGGACCACGCGACATCATGGGCTTGTGGACAGAGTTTATCGTGAGCGTGGCAGACTTGGCTCCCCACACCGCCGGCCCCTGTCAGTGGACAAGCATGGGCGACAG GCTGACAGCTGCCCCTATGGCACCGTGTACCTCTCGCCACCTGCGGACACCAGCTGGAGGAG gacCAACTCTGACTCTGCCCTGCACCAGAGCACAATGACACCCAGCCAGGCAGAGCCCTTCACAGGCGGGGCCCAGGATGCGCACCAGAAGAGAG TCTTACTGCTCACCGTCCCAGGAATGGAGGAGACTGGGGCCGAGACAGACAAGACCCTTTCTAAGCAGTCATGGGACTCAAAGAAG GCGGGTTCCAGGCCCAAGTCCTGTGAGGTCCCCGGAATCAA CATCTTTCCGTCTGCAGAACAGGAGAACACAACAGCCCTGATCCCTGCCACCCACAACACAGGGGGCTCCCTTCCTGACCTCACCaacatccactttccctccccactcccgaCACCGCTGGACCCTGAGGAGCCTCCATTCCCTGCTCTTACCAGCTCCAGCAGCACCGGCAGCCTTGCACATCTGGGCGTTGGCGGCACAGGCCAGG GTATGAACACCCCCAGCTCTTCTCCACAACACCGGCCAGCAGTCATCAGCCCCCTGTCCCTGAGCACAGAGGCCAGGCGGCAGCAGGCCCAGCAGGTGTCACCCACCCTGTCTCCGTTGTCACCCATCACTCAG GCCGTGGCTATGGATGCGCTGTCCTTGGAGCAGCAGCTGCCCTACGCCTTCTTTACCCAGACTGGCTCCCAGCAGCCTCCCCCACAGCCCCAGCCACCGCCGCCGCCTCCACCGGTATCCCAGCAGCAGCCACCGCCCCCACAG TCCCCTACAGAGAACCCAGGCCAGCCACCAATGGGGATCGATGCCACCTCG GCACCAGCTCTGCAGTACCGCACGAGCGCAGGGTCGCCTGCCACCCAGTCTcccacctctccagtctccaaCCAAGGCTTCTCCCCTGGAAGCTCCCCACAG CACACGTCCACCCTGGGCAGCGTGTTTGGGGATGCATACTATGAGCAGCAGATGACAGCCAGGCAGGCCAATGCTCTGTCCCGCCAG CTGGAGCAGTTCAACATGATGGAGAACGCCATCAGCTCCAGCAGCCTGTACAACCCGGGCTCCACTCTCAACTACTCCCAGGCCGCCATGATGGGTCTGAGCGGGAGCCACGGGGGCCTACAGGACCCGCAGCAGCTCGGCTACACAGGCCACGGGGGAATCCCCAACATCATCCTCACGG TGACAGGAGAGTCACCGCCTAGCCTCTCTAAGGAACTGAGCAGCACACTGGCAGGGGTCAGTGAAGTCAGCTTTGATTCGGACCACCCGTTTCCGCTGGACGAGCTGAAGATTGACCCTCTGACCCTGGACGGACTCCATATGTTGAATGACCCAGACATGGTTTTAGCCGACCCAGCCACCGAGGACACCTTCCGAATGGACCGCCTGTGA